The window AGGAGCTTGCAGGGAGCATGTGCATATTTCGGACAATTTCAGGGTCTGCTTTGGACACATAAATGACCGTTGCGTGCAAAAGAATCCGGGCTAAAATCTGTGCCTCCCACTGGTCGGGTACCGTTTCGTTCCGGCCCCGGGCGCTGATTTTCTGTGCGGTTACCACAGGGGATGGCTCATCCGCCAGCAGATGATAAAAATAATCTCCGCCCGTGCCGTCATTGGATGCCGCGAGCATAATGATGACACCGCCTTTTTTTACGGTGGCTTCCGCCGCGGTCATGCCTTTGACCGCCTGATAAATGTTCTGGTCTAAGGGATATCCGCCGTTAGTAGAAATGGCAATATCCGAAGGGATTGCCTTTGCCACGCAAAGCTTTGACAAAAATGCCGTGCCTGCTGCATGCGCCTGCTCGGGATCGCCTGCAACTGCAAAAATAGCATCTTTTTCAGAGTTAATGACCACATTGACAACAAAGGCAAGCTTTGCGGTTTTTGCTGCCCAGAGCATGTCTTTGTGAATAGGGTTGTTTTCTAAATTACCTGTTCTGGCATTGGGGCTGTCAATAAATTCCGCACAATGGTTGGCAAGCACAGTAGCTCTGGAGGCAACGCCGGGGAGCACACTCTTTCTTCCACCCGAAAAGCCTGCAAAAAAGTGCGGTTCAATAAAGCCCTCTGCCACAAGCAGGTCAGCTTCATAGGCAATTTTATTGATTTCACAAACACCACCCGAGGGAAGGGTACCGATGTTTACAAGCTTATCGGTTTCGGTGCAGTCATGAATATAAATGGTTTCGCTTTTGACAATTTCTTCACCAAATTTGGAAATCAGTTCTTCTTTGGTGGTGCCGCGATGACAACCGGTGGCAATTAAAATGGTGATGTCTGCATCGGGATTGCCTTGCCGGATTTCTTTAAGCATTGCCGGCATAATTACTTTGCTCGGCACAGGACGGGTGTGGTCGCTTGCGATAATCACCACTTTGTTTTTACCCTTGGCAAGTTCTTTTAAGGCAGGCGAGCCGATGGGGGACGAAAGTGCTTTTTTTACCAGCGTTTCGCCGTCACAACCGGGGTTATAGTCCTCAATGGAGGAAGTTAAAATGCCTTTTAATTCGCTTTCCTTAAAGGTGTAGCGGATTTTTTCTTTTCCGTAGGGAAATACAACTTCTTTCATTTTTTCACCTCTTTTTGGGTTTTGGTATGCTGTAAAATACCCATAATGCCGGGAATCAGAACAAGCTGTAAAATAATGCCGGGAATTGCATTAAAAAGACTGCCTGCGATAAACATTTTAAGGGTAAATGTGCTTCCGCTGAAGCCTAACCAAAGTGTTTCGGCAATGCCCCACACAATGCGTCCGGAAATCATGGCACAAATCAGACAGACGTACAGATAGCGTATGCTTTTTTTAGTCGGACGGCTGTATAAAAGGCCTGTTATCAGCCCGTAGGTGGCAAGCTCGAATGCCATGCAAACGGCGTTTGGAAACAGCGGCGGCATGGAAAAGAGAAACGACCGCAGAAGAGGCAGAATAAAGCCCACAACCGCTCCAAAACCACTACCGCAAAGCAATCCGCAAAATAAAACAGGGATGTGCATGGGCAGCAACGCCGAGCCAAAGCTTTCCATCTGTGCCGTGAAAAAGGGAAGTACAATGCCCAGCGCGATAAACATCGCCGAAAGGCTTAATTTTTTCGTGTTTGTTTTTGGCATGGTTCTTCTCCGTTAATAACAGCTTTCAAAAATTTCTTTAATGGCATCAAAGTCCAAATCAACCTGGGACGGAATCACCCGCTGACGGGAGAAGGTGCAAAGCGTAGCGAGTCTTTCGGCACAATCCTTTGGAATGTTGAATTCCCGAAGCTTTAAAGGCATTCCGATACTGCGGAAGAAATCTTCCATGCGCAAAATGCCTGCGAGTGCCGCTTTTTCATCGTTCTGTTCGGTTACATCAAATACGCATCTTGCCAGTTGTGCAAAGCGGGCAGGATTTGCTTTGTAGGCGTATCTTGCCCAGGCGGGAAACAGCACCGCAAGCCCTGCTCCGTGGGCGATTTCTTCATATTCACCGCTCAAGGCGTGCTCTAACTGGTGTACTGCAAGAAAATGCTTTCTGCCACAGCCGGTTAAATCGTTGTGTGAAAGGCTGGATGCCCACATAATAGTGGCTCTTGCCTCGTAATCACAAGGGTTTTCCATAACTGTTTTGGAGGCATTCACAACTGCCTTTAAAATGCTTTCTGCAATGCGGTCGGTTAAGTCGGTAGGCTCGCAAACGGTAAAATAGCGTTCTAAAGTGTGCATCATAATATCCACAATACCGCAGGCGGTCTGGTATGGGCTTACCGTATAGGTCAGCTCAGGGTTACAGATAGCAAACTTACAGCGATTGAATTCGCTGCCGTAACCGCGCTTTAAGCAAAGTGCCTGGTTTGAAATCACTGCCGAAGCACTCATTTCACTGCCTGCCGCGGAATGGGTTAGGATACATGCTACGGGTAAAGCGTCTTTGGGGGTTGCTTTGCCGGAAGGGAAATCCCACACGTCTCCGTCATATTTTGCACCTGTTGCGGTGTATTTGGAAGAGTCCAGTGCGCTTCCGCCGCCGACTGCCAAAATCAGCTCGACCTTTTCGTCCTTTG of the Clostridia bacterium genome contains:
- the larA gene encoding nickel-dependent lactate racemase, with the protein product MKEVVFPYGKEKIRYTFKESELKGILTSSIEDYNPGCDGETLVKKALSSPIGSPALKELAKGKNKVVIIASDHTRPVPSKVIMPAMLKEIRQGNPDADITILIATGCHRGTTKEELISKFGEEIVKSETIYIHDCTETDKLVNIGTLPSGGVCEINKIAYEADLLVAEGFIEPHFFAGFSGGRKSVLPGVASRATVLANHCAEFIDSPNARTGNLENNPIHKDMLWAAKTAKLAFVVNVVINSEKDAIFAVAGDPEQAHAAGTAFLSKLCVAKAIPSDIAISTNGGYPLDQNIYQAVKGMTAAEATVKKGGVIIMLAASNDGTGGDYFYHLLADEPSPVVTAQKISARGRNETVPDQWEAQILARILLHATVIYVSKADPEIVRNMHMLPASSLEEALQKAREILNKEQISITAIPEGVSVIVKE
- a CDS encoding ECF transporter S component, with the protein product MPKTNTKKLSLSAMFIALGIVLPFFTAQMESFGSALLPMHIPVLFCGLLCGSGFGAVVGFILPLLRSFLFSMPPLFPNAVCMAFELATYGLITGLLYSRPTKKSIRYLYVCLICAMISGRIVWGIAETLWLGFSGSTFTLKMFIAGSLFNAIPGIILQLVLIPGIMGILQHTKTQKEVKK
- a CDS encoding iron-containing alcohol dehydrogenase, which codes for MLDFTYYAPTKVFFGKDTHKKVGEIIRGYGYKKIMMQYGKGSIKKTGLYEEVMASLAENGIEVVEMGGVEPNPKLSFVYQAIQKAKDEKVELILAVGGGSALDSSKYTATGAKYDGDVWDFPSGKATPKDALPVACILTHSAAGSEMSASAVISNQALCLKRGYGSEFNRCKFAICNPELTYTVSPYQTACGIVDIMMHTLERYFTVCEPTDLTDRIAESILKAVVNASKTVMENPCDYEARATIMWASSLSHNDLTGCGRKHFLAVHQLEHALSGEYEEIAHGAGLAVLFPAWARYAYKANPARFAQLARCVFDVTEQNDEKAALAGILRMEDFFRSIGMPLKLREFNIPKDCAERLATLCTFSRQRVIPSQVDLDFDAIKEIFESCY